A genomic stretch from Gloeocapsa sp. PCC 73106 includes:
- a CDS encoding sensor histidine kinase KdpD — MTTESLKIKSLVLGLFIFLIVLEYFTPPAYVFGYLYIGAVLLTSARLSRQLTNRVTLAAVILTMFNLIIPGSEAINTATIANRVIAAIAIMVTGWLSNQNQKYQEAIANQSLQILAQEQLASLREDFVSTLTHDLKTPLLGAVETLKALQEQKFGPVTHSQGRVLEIMSRSHSTTLQLVETLLDVYRNDTEGLKLERRPIDLVKVAQEAILSLTELASTRQVYIQLNYGYYCWVNGDPLQLHRVFVNLIANGINHSLRGGKLEVVFTPKENEHIVKVVDEGQGIPDSQMPMLFERFYQGHSDRQAKGTGLGLYLSRQIIEAHGGRIWAQKRASQGLIFCFCLPIN, encoded by the coding sequence ATGACGACAGAATCTTTAAAAATTAAAAGTCTGGTCCTGGGCTTATTTATCTTCCTGATTGTGCTGGAATATTTCACTCCACCGGCTTATGTTTTTGGATATTTATATATCGGAGCTGTCCTCCTCACTAGTGCTCGTTTGAGTCGCCAACTAACTAATAGAGTGACTTTAGCCGCGGTGATTTTAACAATGTTTAATCTGATTATTCCAGGATCAGAAGCGATTAATACGGCAACGATCGCTAATCGAGTCATCGCAGCAATTGCTATTATGGTGACAGGATGGTTGAGCAACCAAAATCAAAAGTACCAAGAAGCGATCGCGAATCAAAGTCTACAAATTCTCGCACAAGAACAATTAGCGAGTTTACGCGAGGATTTTGTCTCTACTCTTACCCACGATCTCAAAACACCCCTTTTAGGAGCGGTGGAAACGCTCAAAGCACTGCAGGAACAAAAATTTGGACCGGTAACCCACTCTCAGGGTCGAGTTCTGGAGATTATGAGCCGCAGTCATAGTACCACACTACAATTAGTCGAAACTCTCCTAGATGTTTACCGTAATGATACCGAAGGTCTCAAGTTAGAAAGACGCCCTATAGATTTAGTCAAAGTAGCCCAGGAAGCCATTTTAAGCTTGACAGAATTAGCCTCCACTCGTCAAGTTTACATTCAGCTTAACTACGGTTATTATTGTTGGGTAAATGGTGATCCGTTGCAACTACACAGAGTTTTTGTCAATCTGATCGCTAATGGCATTAATCATTCCTTAAGGGGTGGTAAGCTAGAAGTGGTTTTCACTCCCAAGGAAAACGAACATATTGTCAAGGTAGTCGACGAAGGACAAGGAATCCCCGATAGTCAAATGCCCATGTTATTTGAACGATTCTACCAGGGTCACAGCGATCGCCAAGCGAAGGGAACTGGATTAGGACTGTATCTGAGTCGCCAAATTATTGAAGCCCATGGTGGTAGAATTTGGGCTCAGAAACGAGCTTCTCAGGGTTTGATCTTCTGCTTTTGCTTACCCATCAATTAG